CCTTCCATGAAGCGATCGACGGACATCGCGTTCTCCTTTGTGTTGACGCGTCGGCTTGAGTAGAGGTCGTAGCGGAACCGCGTGCGGCCCCCGAAACCCCAGCAAGAAACACGGTGACCGTGAGTTATGCAAGACTAGCGGATCTTGATTCCGCGCCGCCGGAAAAGGCGCGGCCGCCCGGGGGGCGGCCGCCAGTCTGTCATGCAACACAAGTAAAGGTTACGAGTTACACGCGCTTAAGGCCGCGCTCCAGATCGGCGATGACATCGTTCGGGTGCTCGCCGCCCACGCAGAGGCGGATCAGGTTGGGGGCCACGTCGGCCATCGAGCGCGCGGCCTCGCCCTGCTGCTGGTGGGTGCTGATCGCGGGGATCGTCGCCACGGACTTGATGCGGCCGAGATCGGTGGCGCGCCAGATCATCTGGAAGCCATCGAAGACGCGCCGCGCCGCTTCACCGCCGCCCTTCACGCGGAAGCTCATCAGGTGGCCGTAGCGATTGACCGGCACGCCGCCGTTGTCCAGCTCCGAGTCGACGAGCTTCAGGTAGCGCTTGGCGACGGCGTGCTTGGGATTGTCCGGCAGGCCGAGGTAGTCGACCTGCTCGATCTTCGGGTGCGCGGCGAGGTACTCGGCCACGGTCTGGCTGTTGCGCGAGACGAGGTCCATCTTGCTGCGCAGCGTGCGCAGGTCGTTGAGCACCATGACGGCGTGCAGCGGGTTCATGCTCGGCCCGTTGTCGCGATAGGGGAGGAACTTCACCCAGCTCGCGAAGTCCGCCTTCATCTCCGGGTTGTCGATGTTGGTGACGATGTTCTTGCGCGCCACCAGCACGCCGCCGACGCCCATGCCGCTGCTCGTCATCGTCTTGGAGACCGAGTGGACGACGATGTCCGCCCCGTGGGCGAGCGGCCGCAGCAAGGCCGGCGTGGCCACGGTGGCATCGACGATGAGCGGGATGCCGTGCGCGTGGGCGAGATCGGCCAGCGCGGCGAGATCGGTGAAGCTGATCGTCGGGTTGCTCGGCAGCTCGACGTAGACGAAGCGCGTGTCGGCGTCGATGCGCGCCGCCCAGGCGTCGATGTTCATCACGTCGCTCACCCAGCGCACCTCGTGCCCGCGATCCTGGTGGCGGCGGATGGAGAACTGCTGGAAGGTGCCGCCGTAGACGTGGCAGGAGGAGACGAAGTTCATCCGCTCGGCGGGGTCCTTGCTGCGCTTGACCGCGAAGGGATCGACCGCGGTCATGATCGCGGCCATGCCGCTGGCGGTGACGACGGCGCTGGTCTCCAGCCCCGTGCCGTAGCCTTCGAGCAATGCGAGCATCCACTCGAGGTAGTAGGTCGTGGGATTAGCGATGCGCGCGTAGCACCAGGTCGGGATCAGGTAGGCGAGCGCGGCCTCCATGGCGTCGGCGTCGGCGTAGTGCTCGCTGGTCGCGAGGTAGGCGGGCTCGATGATCGAGCCCTGGTTGTTCGCGATCGCCTCGCGCATCGTGTAGAGCCCGTGCACGGAGAGCGTGTCGAAGCGGCAGGCGCGCAGGCGCTGCAGTTCCTCCTCGCGCTGTGCGACGAGCGCGCGACCCTTCTCCACCCAGGCGCGAACGCCGGCCGAGTACTGGCTGAGATCCGCGGACATGCCGCCCTCCTCGTTGGGGTTGGCTCCAGTAAAGCAGATCGGATTGACGGATTCAAGACGACCACTGGCGATCCTGCGGAATCCGCGACCAGATGCCGAATTATCGACGGGTACTTGGGCTGTTGTCTTTTCATCGTTATGCATTCCCGGCGGTCCGCCGAGCCTTGACGCCAGCCCCCGGCTCCGTCACCATGCCGAAGAGGAGCGTCTTGAATCCCGCCGCGGCGGGCAGCCTGGGAGGCAGTATGGAGGTTCTGGAGAGCGGACGGGGGCGGCTCCTGCAGACGCCCGACCTGGACGGCCTGCGCCGCTGGAATCGCGAGCACAAGTCGATGGCGCTGGTGGACAAGCTCGTGGACGAGCACGAGGCCGTGCGCCGCTGCATCGATGACGGCGACTACATCGGCTTCGAGCTCTACGGGACCTGCCGGGCGCCGCTGAGCATCGTGCGCGAGATCGTGCGCCAGGGACGCCGGCACCTGCGCCTCGTTGGCCAGGGCTTGCAGGACGTCGACTGGCTTGTCGCCGCCGGCATGGTGGACGCGATGGACATCACCTACAACGCCTACGAGGTGCACGGCCTCTCGAGCGTGCTGCGGCGCGCCGTCGAGAAGCAGGGGCTCGAGGTGGTGGAGTGGAGCAACGCGGGCATCGCCTGGCGCTTCAAGGCGGCGGCGATGGGCGTGCCCTTCCTGCCCATCAAGAGCATGCTGGGCACCGACACCTTCGTGCGCTCGGCGGGCAAGGTGACCGAGGATCCCTTCGGCAACGGCAGGGTGATGCTGCTGCCCGCGCTGGTCGTGGACTGCGCGGTGATCCATGTCCACCGCGCCGACAGGTTCGGCAACTGCCAGCTCGACGGCATCAGCGGCTTCGCGCTCGAGATCGCCCGCGCGAGCCGCAAGGTGCTGATCAGCGCCGAGGAGATCGTCGACACGGAGACGATCCGCCAGTACCCCGAGCGCAACGTGATTCCCTACTTCCTGGTCGACGCTGTGGTGCACGCGCCCTTCGGCAGCCACCCGGGCGAGATGCCCTACCTCTACGGGCGCGATGAACCCTCCACGCTCGCCTGGCTGGAATCGGCCAAGACCCTGGAGGGCACCGAGGCCTTCCTCGACCAGACGATGCGGCGGCTGCCGAATCACGCCGCCTACCTGGAACTGATCGGCGGCGCGGCCAAGCAGGCCGAACTGCGCGCCCTCGCGGTGGGGAGGTAGACGATGACCGAGCGCTACAACGGCACCGAGCTCCTGATCTGCCTGTCCGCCCGCGTGATGGAGGACCGCTCGAGCGCCTTCATCGGCACCGGCGTGCCGATGCTCGCCGCGGCCCTGGCCAAACGCCTCTACGCGCCCGAACTGGTGAGCGTCTTCGAGTTCGGCGGCATCGGCTCCAGCCTCAAGTACCTGCCCCGCGGCGTGGGCGAATCGAAGACCTTCTACCGCGCGCTGGTCGCGACGGGGATCTGCGACGTGATGGAGACCGCCGCGCGCGGCTTCGTCACCTACGGCTTCCTGGGCGGCGCGCAGATCGACATGTACGGCAACCTCAACTCCACCGTGATCGGCGACTACGAGCACCCGAAGGTGCGCCTGCCGGGCAG
This DNA window, taken from bacterium, encodes the following:
- a CDS encoding CoA transferase subunit A; translated protein: MPNYRRVLGLLSFHRYAFPAVRRALTPAPGSVTMPKRSVLNPAAAGSLGGSMEVLESGRGRLLQTPDLDGLRRWNREHKSMALVDKLVDEHEAVRRCIDDGDYIGFELYGTCRAPLSIVREIVRQGRRHLRLVGQGLQDVDWLVAAGMVDAMDITYNAYEVHGLSSVLRRAVEKQGLEVVEWSNAGIAWRFKAAAMGVPFLPIKSMLGTDTFVRSAGKVTEDPFGNGRVMLLPALVVDCAVIHVHRADRFGNCQLDGISGFALEIARASRKVLISAEEIVDTETIRQYPERNVIPYFLVDAVVHAPFGSHPGEMPYLYGRDEPSTLAWLESAKTLEGTEAFLDQTMRRLPNHAAYLELIGGAAKQAELRALAVGR
- a CDS encoding 3-oxoacid CoA-transferase, giving the protein MTERYNGTELLICLSARVMEDRSSAFIGTGVPMLAAALAKRLYAPELVSVFEFGGIGSSLKYLPRGVGESKTFYRALVATGICDVMETAARGFVTYGFLGGAQIDMYGNLNSTVIGDYEHPKVRLPGSGGGNDVGSFCWRTIAIMRHEPQRFIPKLDFVTTPGYLSGPGAREAAGLFPGSGPYRVVTNLATLGYDEESKRMQLIAVNPGVTVEEVVAATSFPLLLPAKVEENAPPTDEELRALREEIDPEHLYI
- a CDS encoding O-acetylhomoserine aminocarboxypropyltransferase/cysteine synthase, which codes for MSADLSQYSAGVRAWVEKGRALVAQREEELQRLRACRFDTLSVHGLYTMREAIANNQGSIIEPAYLATSEHYADADAMEAALAYLIPTWCYARIANPTTYYLEWMLALLEGYGTGLETSAVVTASGMAAIMTAVDPFAVKRSKDPAERMNFVSSCHVYGGTFQQFSIRRHQDRGHEVRWVSDVMNIDAWAARIDADTRFVYVELPSNPTISFTDLAALADLAHAHGIPLIVDATVATPALLRPLAHGADIVVHSVSKTMTSSGMGVGGVLVARKNIVTNIDNPEMKADFASWVKFLPYRDNGPSMNPLHAVMVLNDLRTLRSKMDLVSRNSQTVAEYLAAHPKIEQVDYLGLPDNPKHAVAKRYLKLVDSELDNGGVPVNRYGHLMSFRVKGGGEAARRVFDGFQMIWRATDLGRIKSVATIPAISTHQQQGEAARSMADVAPNLIRLCVGGEHPNDVIADLERGLKRV